From the genome of Niabella agricola, one region includes:
- a CDS encoding universal stress protein, which produces MKTIIAATNFSVAANHAVSFAADVARQLKARLLIFNVVDLLPATTDAQVPIDFYEVAEDEADKLLSELVLEMKKKTGNEIKIEAVYKVGTVVNQLDSLCADEDPIAVFIASEFVTVFERVLWGTHSIPIVKRSTCPVVVVPEMATMSTFKKVAIAVDLEGHDPIQWQVLRDWLRPFGSEVDIVAVSPTGELSSRELPLTIDVQQQLGSFKINYFFLANSDVEDGIRTYVAKNKPDLLIMFVQKHGIFHKSITKRFILLPPVPIMFLSSKVAVNAQ; this is translated from the coding sequence ATGAAAACCATTATTGCAGCCACAAATTTTTCTGTTGCCGCCAACCATGCCGTTTCTTTTGCTGCAGATGTAGCACGGCAGCTGAAAGCCCGCCTGTTGATTTTTAATGTGGTGGATTTGCTGCCGGCAACCACAGATGCTCAGGTTCCCATAGATTTTTATGAAGTTGCGGAAGATGAAGCCGATAAACTATTGTCGGAACTGGTGTTGGAAATGAAAAAGAAAACCGGCAATGAGATTAAAATCGAAGCGGTTTATAAAGTAGGAACAGTCGTTAATCAACTGGATTCCCTGTGTGCGGATGAGGATCCAATAGCAGTATTCATTGCCTCTGAGTTTGTTACGGTGTTTGAGCGCGTTTTATGGGGAACGCATTCTATTCCCATCGTAAAACGGAGTACCTGCCCGGTTGTTGTGGTGCCGGAAATGGCAACCATGAGTACGTTTAAAAAAGTTGCCATTGCGGTTGACCTGGAGGGACACGATCCTATTCAATGGCAGGTTTTGCGGGATTGGCTGAGGCCCTTTGGATCCGAGGTCGACATCGTGGCGGTGTCGCCTACCGGTGAGTTGTCTTCAAGGGAATTGCCCCTTACAATTGATGTGCAGCAGCAGTTGGGCAGTTTCAAGATCAATTATTTTTTTCTCGCCAATAGTGACGTGGAAGATGGTATAAGAACCTATGTGGCTAAAAATAAGCCGGATTTATTGATCATGTTCGTTCAGAAACATGGCATCTTTCATAAAAGTATAACAAAGCGCTTTATTTTATTGCCCCCGGTGCCGATTATGTTCCTTTCATCTAAAGTTGCGGTAAATGCGCAATGA